The Diospyros lotus cultivar Yz01 chromosome 11, ASM1463336v1, whole genome shotgun sequence region caagtatgtggcgtcattttttcttcgactattaatcataaatgccttaacaaattccgTTCTGAGCTAACTGAATGAAGAGATAGAGGCCTCAagtaaactgttgaaccatgtttGGGCTTGCTATGACAGAGTTAAGGAGAAGGCTCGGCTCATTATGTCATCATCCCATTCATGCAATATCATATGTGCACATTATGTtatagttttgaatgtgatcatagggattATCCTTACAGAAATAAGTGGTGATTtggggcatcttgaattttctaggcAGTGGCTTCTCCAATATATCTGTAGTAAACGAACATTTTCTGCGTTGCTGCTCCTCCGtggctgggatcaatttctttcgttcaagtacttcttcaactacccttttcatgtcatctaGTATACTTGTTAAtgtttggttatcatgtcttgttggcgtgTTAGCCccagtttcatggtatctcTGTCTTTGGGGGCTTTTAGCCCTATTTTCCTTGAATGGGCTCTCATTTCTTTGGGGCGTGGCCCGAGGATTCTTCCctggtggtggtgatctatcTTCTCGATGAGGAGTGGATCGGAaatgagaatcgggagtggcctcttgataggaatcaacTCCCACCTCGATCTGAGGCTTAggtggtggcataaactttttcaaggtattgggcaacgtccctccaggcatcataccttggagtataccagccatgtctcgaagtgcctgcatTCCCTCAACATGTTACTATCTTAATGCTTCGTACTCTTCCCACAGGACTATATGCAGTGGCTGTCGTGAAGTCCCAGCTTGATTAGTGGGAGGTGGCCCTGAACCAGTGTTAAGTGGGGGTGGGGTTGGCTGGTTCCCCACTTATCAGTTCGGGAAAACGAAGCAATCACCTCCTTACGGCTAAGAATTAGGAGGAGGCTGAGGTGTTCCCTGCGGGTGAGCATCTGGAATAATGGGAGGCGCTCCTTGTTGTTAATATTTCCGTGGTGGTAGGCTtgtttctacgccttgagagagagttcgccGATGTCCCCaggtgtttgccattcttaagttaactttttgtcttgcatttcccacagacggtgccaattgttgttgccaaaatacaacaatctaatTTTTTTCGTGGGAGAATACAATTGGTGCGTGGTTGATTGTGGTAGTCTTGCTTAGGCCTTGTGAGCGTTTTGAGAGTTTTGTCATCGACACGCGCTGAGAGTCTCATCACCAATGCGCTAGGAGTCTCGTCACAGTGTGCTGAGAGTCTGATGAACGAGTGGGACTGATGATCAGGTGGGTCTAGTGATCAGGTGCctcaagataaccgagtggcccaaGAAAACTAAGTGGCCCAAGATAACCAAGTGGCCCTTGATAACCGGGTGACCCTTGATGAACGGGTGGcccttgataaccgagtggcccttgaTGAATGGGTGGCCtttgataaccgagtggcccttgaTAACTGAGTACCCTGCAAGATGAGAGCACTGTTAGGGCACGGGTGCAGGTCCCTGAGCAAACCCTTTGATGTTTAAGTCAGTTTTTGAGAGCAAAAGTGTGAAATTATGTTAAGGGGCCCAAGAGTACGTACCTTGTGTCGGGGACGtggcctcttatttatagtggaggagagagggGAGACATGTGGAAATCATGGTGAGAATCTCATGGCCCTTTTCAATGATTTCGAGACCCATCCAAGTGGGTCTTCTTCCCCTTGGCCTCGATGCCTtcttttatcctttttcttgaTTTAGTCTTGAGTAGTTCCCATACCTCAACTTCATACCCAATTTACACCTTGATGCAgctcaaatatctcaaaaatcaaaacatgaaagttgtagataattatctTACCTTTCCATAAGAATTTTAATgacctcaatcggagctcggaTGAGggagttatgcccaaaaaaccaaagtagtgtcgcatccactcggtcatgaccgagtgggttaTTAAAAGTGAGGGGGGATTAGTCTCCCACCCACTCAATCATGATTGAGTGGGTCATCATTCACTTGGATTTTATGGCCTTTTttgccttttgtcttggttcggatccatcttcgctccaatacttgactctgagccttaatagtgcGGGTGCATCAACTTCGATCCCAATTTCAGCCTTGATGTGTCTAGGATctgtcaaaactcaaaacacaaaagttgtagatagtTCTCTTGGATTTTTaaaggattttgaatcacctcaatcggatttaggacgagagagttatgctcAAAAACCTGAAGCAATGTCACACCGACTctgtcatgaccgagtgggtcctccctaCTTGGTCTCGGCTTGACCTCTTGCTTCTTCAGCTTGTTTCCATAATCTCCTGCAACCCATTGGCCCTTtaggcttcatgtccatgtcttgcgactcttttaggtcttgtgactctccaagtttgcagggtatataagtttttattattagttGTTGTATTAAGATTGATATTCATTTTAATCCTCTGTCTACAATATTATGATATTTCTTAGCAACTTCATTTCTgcgtctttttatttttctgttatcACTTACACTTTATTATAAATTACTGTATTAGAGATATATTGATGCTTTACATTTTATTTGGCTGttatttccaatatttttattttctgttatctATTAAAtgttgttattaatttatgttgATGCTTTACTATTTTAGTTTactgtaattaatttttttctttaaatactGTCATGTAATTCCTGCAATTTAATTTTagcatctttaattttttttcatttaatttatgttagttaatttttaaatgaaggCATGTGGCTAAATAAATCTTGGCccaaggcaaggacagtgtccgaTGCCATGAATAACCCAAGTAAGCCGAACTCCATTACTTAGTTGAGgttttaaaattagataaagaatttttgccaaaacatttggatttggattaggGTATATGCCTAACTTGGAACCCTTATGCCAAGTATGTGGGTTGCCCAAATTGGTAATACCGTCATACCATGCCCAAGTCTAAGTGTAATATATTTGCATTTTGATTTATAGtggttgcttaagttagattttctcatgccatgtatggaggatGCTAGAAATAGAACCATCATCATTCCAAAATGTAATCAATAGAAAAATTATGTAATATAGTTTTCAAATCCGATGATACTATGATTTTATGCTTGTTTGGGGAATGAATGGATTGACACTAAAATTGTCTTGTCCCAAGACgttttattttcaatgttaattcaCTATCTCAATTTTCCCTGTATCACACCACACTACTTCACAATTTACTTTCATGCACTgtctttacttttcttttaataaatgaCTTCCCTGTGGATATGACCTGGACTTACCAGTTTAAATTCTATATTGCATAAACCTCGTACGCTGGTGAGTGTGACCCCTTTGTGAGTGTGTCTTTAGGATAGTTAATTTTTATGCAAGGGTAGGAGTAGAACACTTACCATCCATTATCATtaatatctcatactaatcaatgATAGTAGCCCATATTCCAGttcataatcaattaatcatatTCTCcttctgagaaatctaaggaccaTAAATAGATTTAAGAAATTCCAAACTAAAGAtatttgtcacatattcttaacaatgtAAGAATAAGATCCTTATCAGAATATCTACAGATTCAttcataaatataaacaaagagGTATTGAATTTGCAAGATTTACGTCATTAGTTCCAATTACATATGAtagatgtaatacccaagaactttgggttattattttaaaggaaaaatagaaattcggAGAAATTAGGTATctgaaaagcccaaaaaatttaCCGAATCAGCCGAAGGGAGCACCCTAGAGCCTAAATGTCTAAAGAAATATGAACACCTCTAATGATCATCTCAGGGCATGATTTTTAGGACCGAAAGAAATGCAATAAGgaacgattttcgatacagcaaAAATGCAGCCGCCATTTAAACTGCAAAATTGAATTCTTGTAGGAGACTTCCAAAATGGTAACAGAAGTTGTGGGAAGCTTTGGTTTGTcgagtagaacaacccttcataGGTTTCTGGAAGAAACGAGTAGGTTTAAAGCCAAAACGAAGAAACAGGCCTCAGTGCAATTTTCCAAAGTTGCCTGAGGGGgttcaaaatgtcattttttgcaaaaatggcaaagaggaaattgaaagattggaACTTAAGGGGCTCAATGGAAATTGAGGAAAGTGTAGGGGTTGTGAGAAAAGGGggccaaaatagaaaaatcgaatttgagGGGGGCGAAtctataatttcaaaaactccATAGCCATGGTTTCCGACAATGGCGCACAAGCTCTGCCCGGCCATTTCAGGCAATGGGCTAGCACGATGGATGGTCGGGGATCTCGTTAGAGTCATCATGAGTCGACAACGGCTATCGGAGTGGCCGGAATTTCGAGAAAATCGGCTAAGAAAGCTGGCCGAAAATGGGACGCCTGCAGCTCGCTTTTATAGGCAAATATCAGTGCTTTTGGGTCGATCTAGGGGTGGTGGAGACTCCTAAGGCAATGGGCAAGGCATCCAAGGccatttgaagcttcaaatcgcctataaatagagctcgaAGATGGCcgaaattttgaagaaaagaagcttcaaatcgagggctATTTTAGACGAATTGAGAGGtaaggataaggggcttttgttgcccatagctTGAAGATCATATCTGGAACATTTGGGGAGCAACGGAGCAGAATCGAAGGCGAATCGAAGCTTCGTCGGAACCTTAGGCGGACCACCTGGCCGAGAGTTCGTGGCCTCCGTTGGCCGGCTTCCAGACCTCCTTTGGAGCCCATTCAGGGTGCTTTGGGAAGTCAGGTGAAACATTTGTTGCGAAGTTTAAGATTGACATGCAAATCGAGACAGTTTacacattttttgaggtatcTCGATAACTGTGAaaagtgagtggttttatccctataactcatatatgatatgatttccttgctatgcataatattttcacatgttatgatcattttcgtTCATATATTGTTGCATGGGAAAACGTGATATATGCATGACAcgatattttgtcatattgaaactcgtgcatggggttgggatgttaccctaagagtgtagccgaaATTCCCCCAGGGCAATTAATGAaacaacgttaggcttatcctgcaagaggttcgggattctgcctagggttccgtgccgggctAGCGGGCCTAGGAAGTTACATTGtgggtatatgtttataattgtcCATGCaacatgcatcattcattcatatttatctaaccctcacttagaagatttcatcttctaatattggattatgtccctggaatattccatgTTCCAGGCGAGCCAAGTAGCCGGAAGGGCAAGGAAGTGATTGAGGTATGATCGTGGtggaaattttgtgggtcccatgtGGGACTAGAACTATCTATTTTATTCGGAtgtattgtttagattttattttcgTCTGTAATGTTATGTTGGGTGAACGATATGTATGTACCCACATATGCTATGTTTTCGAAGTTCCTtacaggttctgatcttgcttccgctatgCTTAAAGTGTATCATTCCCTTACTAtatttgggagtgttattaaataaaagtcatgttgaggatttattgccggtttatttttgataaaaagaaaaaaaaatcttagcaTAATTTAAAGCCCtagaaggcggggtgttacagttggtatcagagacaAAGTTCTATTTGAAGAATTAGGATAGATCTTTAGGGATCTATGAACTCGATGTTTAGAAAACGTAGATTAAGAAATCCTTATCTATAGATTAAGAGATTGATGATCGAAGTTTAAAGGTTGCGAACTTAAGTGTGCTGTACTAAAatgtgcatgtctaggaaagttctggctaaggcaagatttggtacttaagtgtgtccattgtgacccacctctcttacctgggaacttacctggtgcaCCATTCATGTACAAAACGCTAAATGGCTATTGTTCTCGGTGAATAGTAGAAAAGCTAACTGATTTTTAAATGGCAGCATGGAAAATGATTATCTTGAGCAATTCTGGGTGACCCACTGGATCAGCCAATGGGCAGATAACGAGCCAAATTGGTGGATGTCTTCGGTTGCCTGGACCTCCTCGAAGGAATTCTAAGAGATGTGCCGCCGAGCAGTTTCGTGCGGCCAAGCCTAATGACTACCCAAgtcaattttttgataaatcatATGGAAGGAGTATGGAGAGACCTAGCCGAAGGACTTTACCTCCAAGGCAACTATGCATCCTTGTTCTTCTACTGCCAGCAGTTTTGCGACCTTGCCCTCAACATGTACGAGGGAGATGaactggaggaagaagaaatgtcCAACCCCAATGAAAATTGGGAAGACATGGTGGCAGCCGATGCCAACATGATGGGTGCCGGCTACCTTAGCTCAGacgatgaagaagaaagaataacgGTGCACGACGATCTCGATGGACCCGAGGTCGAGTCTGAGGATGACACGATAAGCGATGATGTTTGGGTCTGGAAATCTGCCAGCCCATAGAAAAGAATCGTGGAAGATCTTATGTTCTCACTTACTAGTATTTTGGGTGTATGCCTTATGTTTCTCATAATCGATGTTATATAcaatatattgaaataaaatttcctttttaaagAAATTCTCATGGAATGAGACCTTGTCTTGTCTTTCAGATGGTAATCATAAGACAACAAAGGAATATGACCCCTATCAGCCCTAACCGGGAATAGAAGATGTAAGAAGCAGTGGGAGTCGCCGCTACAGTAGTAGCATCAAAACGGGAGAACCAGAGACGGAATCATCAGTTCATGAAGGACGCATAGATTGCATCGAGAGGGTTATAGAGAATCTTTTGATCCATGCAACCAGAGAAGGACCACCTAGGCACAGTGAAAATGTGCTGGAACAGTACCGACGGCAGCAGCCACCAACGTTTAAGGGGAAGCCCCATGATGACCCTAGCATGGCCGAGTACTGGTTAGAGCAGTCAGAGAATTTGCTTCGACATCTCCAATTCAACGACGAGGACATAGTAAATTGCGTCACTTTCATGTTGGAGGACGAGGCTGGGAAGTGGTGGCAGACTACAAAGCGAGCGTTGCAAAGATCCCGCTCGAGGCAAGGGTCTGAAACTGATGAGACCCCAGTATCAGTTTGGGAGGCATTCAAGAAGGCCTTCAATGATAAGTACTTCCCGCTTAGCTAGAGGCAAGAGAAGAGCTGGGAGTTTGCGAACCTGAAACAAACTGGAGAAATGTCGGTTGCTCAATACGACACCAAATTCAATCATCTCATTAAGTACGTGCCAATGTATGATACCGATGAGTGGCAGAAAGCACAAAAGTTTATGTCAGGACTTCGGGTGGATCTACTGCAGGCCTTGAGCACATGGTCGATCGAATCATATGAGGAAGCTTTAAGTAAATCTTTGACGACAGAGAGAAACCTTTTGCAAGTGAAGTAGATTAGGTCTTGGGAAACAAAAGGGGACTCGAAACAAAAATCGGGAAATAAAAATCCCCAGGGCAGCAAGCAATGCTCCAAGTGTAGAAAGAGCCATCCGGGGAGGAAATGCTTAGCAGGAACGTCTATCTGCTATTCCTGTGAAAAGCAAGGGCACATAAGTAGGAATTGCcagaagagaaaggaaacacCTCCAGTTAAAGACATGTTGAAGGTGGTGTGTTTCCAGTGCAATCAGCCAGGGCACTATTCAAGTAACTGCCCGAAGAAGCCAAGACTCGGACAAGCAGATGGGCCAACTGAAAAGGCAGGAGAGGCTTGTGGGACTTGTCAGGGACGTGTCTACAACCTCACCAAGGAAGATGTGGGGACAAATCCGGCAGTCGTGCAAGGTACGCTCTTCATATCAGATACCCCTACTCATGCATTGATAGACCCTGGGTTAACACATTCATTTATGTCATACGCTTTGGCTACAAGTTTAGGGGTAGACACTAAACATATGGAATCTCCGATAATAATCTCGACGTCCATGGGTAAAAGTACAAGATCCTCAAAGGTGATAGAAGAATGCGAAATTAGTTTAAGTGATGCTCGATTTCAAGTGGATCTAATCTTGCTAGAAGTGTATGACTTCGACATAATCTTAGGAAAGGATTTCTTGTCCAAATACGACGCCAGCATAGATTGTCGAAGAAAGGTAATGACCATAAAGAAACCCGAAGGGGAATGGGTCAAATTTTGGGGACAGGGTGACCCTAGGAATAGAAAAATGATTTCGACCAGGAAGGCAGAAAAGTTGATAAGCCAGGGATCTCATGGATGTATAGCCTATGCTCGTTTGGAGGAGAAAGAGATACCAAAGCTCAAGGAGGTGCAGATGGTACGAGAGTATGAAGATGTATTTCCAGAAGATCTACCAGGACTACCACCACCTCGAGAGATCGAGTTCTTAGTCGATCTAGTACCAGGAACTAAGCTGATATCAATTCCCCCATATCGAATGGCCCTGGCAGAAATGAGGGAATTACGGAGCCAGTTACAGGAATTGACCGATAAGGGATTCATTAGGCTGAGCACATCGCCGTGGGGCACgccagtgc contains the following coding sequences:
- the LOC127812711 gene encoding uncharacterized protein LOC127812711 encodes the protein MSVAQYDTKFNHLIKYVPMYDTDEWQKAQKFMSGLRVDLLQALSTWSIESYEEALSKSLTTERNLLQQGHISRNCQKRKETPPVKDMLKVVCFQCNQPGHYSSNCPKKPRLGQADGPTEKAGEACGTCQGRVYNLTKEDVGTNPAVVQGTLFISDTPTHALIDPGLTHSFMSYALATSLGVDTKHMESPIIISTSMGKSTRSSKVIEECEISLSDARFQVDLILLEVYDFDIILGKDFLSKYDASIDCRRKVMTIKKPEGEWVKFWGQGDPRNRKMISTRKAEKLISQGSHGCIAYARLEEKEIPKLKEVQMVREYEDVFPEDLPGLPPPREIEFLVDLVPGTKLISIPPYRMALAEMRELRSQLQELTDKGFIRLSTSPWGTPVLFVKKKDGSLRMCIDYRQLNKTTVKNKYPLPRIDELFDQLQGAKIFSKIDLRS